A region from the Macrobrachium nipponense isolate FS-2020 chromosome 47, ASM1510439v2, whole genome shotgun sequence genome encodes:
- the LOC135204509 gene encoding uncharacterized protein LOC135204509, with product MMAYTFVGHLSPEESWIKVYRFDPCNSIGKPVIALKSCIFIDGKCASRVINMENFMFGLFEVVEQCETSKKYNYATIIRRVETCMDAGIPEVLPTEFQFVNRMFYGILLDYNRNTEMYLLGLGSLLCQLPLANFKSFPYVTPELLSTTIVCVVLQTGTVYDNTANKIFINSIEVKCFKALTFWEDKYANFTGQEQVKNLETKLVPTCSSVQGQQWLQPLVPMYFENPSYQRPYPSMPLPQLVTPWFIPQSWRHRQSLLPAYPPSLVYPQSLPHISFPSPMSYSYPLAPRYDMSAKTPSNLSPHPYSQSQRFIHPVVPKRKARSSPKVPLSSHLKNQSSLSQPTENQPVECIHGQPQRFGHTSTSNDASTDPFPPSHEYFKSLVPTYEEQLVRSSTSSLSLPSDNSSYPFSNNRQTVCSPSSRSENIFMRNDESSSPSGDTFENNFTPKDQFPQSELCAHIPALTYEGPPTKGSPPTKTEDDGCSSVNCVSAQPISADDVLLHSTPESGQCGHTSLLFPNQAESQLDTEPLLSKLECILLRDTPSPNIFSPCSRPQDCVDIQPLSSQTTSPVNVSISPRPSPSSFVVQSCLEETPSSPASPILASSFTQQQVAQCLMRGHKFPGFHDVHSSFSSPRPVPSTLVCQNEQCTMCLPVPSSASADQSPERAVAPLDAVLLRSHPQAERESQTAPEGQGQSSQISSPSVTLTSLQSKDACINCLECFALSNDAATARTAYKSTDSSPETACTSRDCAGISGPETNDSCGCDELAHLSLKELEDLAPALTGHQRIYESYGMFEKPVITIG from the coding sequence ATGATGGCGTACACATTCGTGGGGCACCTCAGCCCAGAGGAGAGCTGGATCAAAGTGTACAGATTCGACCCCTGCAACAGCATAGGGAAACCGGTCATCGCCCTCAAGTCCTGCATCTTCATCGATGGCAAGTGTGCCAGCAGAGTGATCAACATGGAGAACTTCATGTTCGGCTTGTTCGAAGTGGTCGAGCAGTGTGAGACGAGCAAGAAGTACAACTACGCCACGATCATCAGACGCGTCGAGACGTGCATGGACGCGGGCATCCCTGAGGTGTTGCCCACGGAATTCCAGTTTGTGAACCGCATGTTTTACGGAATCCTGCTCGATTACAACAGGAACACGGAGATGTACCTGCTTGGTCTGGGGTCACTCCTGTGCCAGTTGCCACTTGCAAATTTTAAGAGTTTTCCGTACGTGACCCCAGAATTACTGTCCACCACCATAGTTTGCGTTGTCTTACAGACTGGGACAGTCTATGACAACACTGCCAACAAGATTTTCATCAATAGCATAGAGGTGAAGTGTTTCAAAGCACTGACATTTTGGGAAGACAAATATGCAAACTTCACGGGCCAAGAGCAGGTGAAGAACCTTGAAACGAAACTTGTTCCAACTTGTTCCTCAGTGCAGGGTCAACAGTGGCTACAGCCCCTAGTGCCAATGTATTTTGAGAATCCATCATACCAGAGACCATACCCATCAATGCCCCTCCCACAACTTGTCACGCCCTGGTTCATCCCCCAGAGTTGGAGACACCGCCAGTCTTTGTTGCCGGCATACCCCCCAAGCCTCGTCTACCCTCAAAGTTTGCCCCATATAAGCTTCCCAAGCCCCATGTCATATTCATACCCACTCGCACCAAGATATGATATGTCAGCGAAAACTCCCTCAAATCTTTCGCCTCATCCATATTCTCAAAGCCAGCGTTTCATTCATCCTGTGGTGCCGAAACGCAAAGCTCGATCCAGTCCAAAGGTTCCGCTCTCATCTCATCTCAAAAACCAAAGCTCATTGAGCCAACCCACTGAAAACCAGCCAGTCGAGTGCATTCATGGACAGCCCCAGCGATTTGGGCATACATCAACAAGCAATGACGCTTCAACTGATCCATTTCCTCCAAGTCACGAGTATTTCAAATCTTTAGTACCCACTTATGAGGAGCAACTCGTCCGAAGCTCAACTTCCTCATTGTCTTTACCGAGTGACAATTCATCTTACCCATTTTCCAACAACCGACAGACCGTCTGCTCACCATCATCAAGGTCTGAGAACATATTCATGAGAAATGACGAGTCTTCATCCCCAAGTGGAGATACTTTTGAAAATAACTTTACCCCAAAGGATCAGTTTCCACAAAGCGAACTGTGCGCTCACATCCCGGCACTCACTTACGAGGGGCCACCCACCAAAGGATCACCACCGACAAAGACAGAAGATGATGGGTGTAGTTCTGTAAATTGCGTCTCTGCCCAACCAATCTCCGCAGACGACGTTTTGTTGCATTCTACTCCAGAAAGTGGGCAGTGTGGTCACACATCTCTCCTATTTCCAAATCAAGCTGAGAGCCAGCTAGATACTGAACCTTTGCTGTCGAAGCTGGAATGTATTCTTTTAAGGGATACGCCCTCCCCAAACATCTTTTCGCCGTGTTCACGCCCGCAAGACTGCGTGGACATCCAGCCGTTGTCTTCCCAAACTACATCTCCTGTAAACGTCAGTATCTCACCACGCCCATCGCCCAGTTCATTCGTTGTTCAGTCCTGCCTAGAAGAAACTCCCTCAAGCCCTGCCAGCCCCATTTTAGCAAGTTCCTTCACACAACAGCAAGTTGCTCAGTGCTTGATGCGAGGTCACAAATTTCCGGGTTTCCACGACGTCCATTCCTCATTTTCTTCTCCACGTCCAGTTCCATCAACTCTGGTCTGTCAAAACGAGCAATGCACTATGTGTTTGCCAGTTCCCTCAAGCGCTTCGGCAGACCAAAGCCCCGAAAGGGCCGTCGCACCCCTTGATGCTGTCTTGCTGCGCTCGCATCCTCAGGCTGAGCGGGAGAGCCAAACAGCACCAGAAGGTCAAGGTCAATCTTCCCAAATCTCATCTCCATCAGTGACCCTTACTTCTCTGCAAAGTAAGGATGCTTGCATAAACTGTTTGGAATGTTTTGCTTTAAGCAACGATGCAGCTACTGCACGGACTGCTTATAAATCAACTGACTCGTCACCGGAAACCGCCTGCACTTCGCGAGACTGCGCAGGAATATCGGGACCTGAAACGAACGACTCTTGCGGCTGCGATGAACTAGCCCACCTCTCTCTCAAGGAGTTGGAGGATTTGGCACCGGCTCTGACAGGTCACCAGAGGATTTATGAAAGCTACGGAATGTTCGAGAAGCCAGTAATCACCATAGGCTAA